In Salvelinus namaycush isolate Seneca chromosome 20, SaNama_1.0, whole genome shotgun sequence, the following proteins share a genomic window:
- the LOC120064787 gene encoding coiled-coil domain-containing protein 63-like, with product MKEMQTKLLQRKKEMGGRIRSLKRPLHQRKHIRIMEVRVNQATKSFDKLLCSNQALRDEIDHLRHQRCSFALMYQRLSRELLSQHNVMEDLVEKSVLAYDQRSEALARMLAVRERSKKDTSLCHTEMTELKRVIDHEIKLRSFMVQKSKESVPIGEDEEAKKRRAEQAQRERMGGESLETYQAVHRLLVEVSGDSDLRQLGRTFVENEEKSFAYFNYINELNNNSTMLKDRINKLRTEILRFELENKQYDQQWQGQLKELERELEQRRGLANNLESQYTVVLKFLDQHKTAIAHLFNKMNCNPASIIGKLGCSAQVTDDNVTQFIGILEEEMHQLSMFLSQCSYKEAEEMELPPQNLLLVSCSLLPAVTPSTTEAPSFDDSTTEALLGLGSEQPLDFQTLRERVLPWVMHTEQGKVPKAPSAPLRGKKKVGFNPKSA from the exons GCCACTAAAAGCTTTGACAAGTTGCTATGCAGCAACCAGGCATTGCGTGATGAGATTGACCACCTGCGGCACCAGAGGTGCTCCTTCGCCCTTATGTACCAGCGTCTGAGCAGAGAGCTACTGTCCCAGCACAATGTCATGGAAGACCTCGTGGAGAAGTCTGTCCTTGCCTACGACCAGCG GTCCGAGGCCCTGGCCCGCATGCTAGCTGTGAGGGAGCGTAGCAAGAAGGACACGTCTCTCTGCCACACTGAGATGACTGAGCTGAAGAGGGTCATCGACCACGAGATCAAACTCCGCAGCTTCATGGTCCAGAAGTCCAAGGAGAGCGTCCCCATAGGCGAGGACGAAGAGGCCAAAAAGAGAA GGGCCGAGCAGGCTCAGCGTGAGCGAATGGGAGGAGAGAGTCTGGAGACCTACCAGGCGGTGCACCGGCTGCTCGTGGAGGTGAGCGGCGACAGCGACCTGCGTCAGCTCGGCAGGACATTTGTGGAGAACGAGGAGAAGAGCTTTGCTTACTTCAACTACATCAACGAGCTGAACAACAATAGCACCATGCTGAAGGACCGCATCAAcaagctcagg ACTGAGATCCTGCGCTTTGAGCTGGAGAACAAGCAGTATGATCAACAGTGGCAGGGCCAGCTCAAGGAACTGGAG AGAGAGCTGGAGCAGCGTCGTGGCCTGGCCAATAATTTGGAGAGCCAGTACACTGTGGTTCTGAAGTTTTTGGATCAGCATAAGACGGCCATCGCCCACCTGTTTAACAAGATGAATTGTAACCCTGCTTCTATCATTGGCAAGCTGGGCTGCAGCGCTCAGGTCACTGATGACAATGTCACCCAGTTTATCG GTATCCTGGAGGAGGAGATGCACCAGCTGTCGATGTTCCTGTCCCAGTGCAGCTACAAGGAGGCCGAGGAGATGGAGCTGCCCCCTCAGAACCTCCTGCTGGTCAGCTGCAGCCTGCTGCCCGCTGTGACCCCCTCTACTACAGAGGCACCCTCCTTTGACGACAGCACCACTGAAGCACTACTGGGCCTGG GCAGCGAGCAGCCTCTGGACTTCCAGACCCTGCGTGAGCGGGTGCTGCCCTGGGTGATGCATACTGAACAGGGTAAGGTGCCCAAGGCCCCATCCGCCCCCCTAAGAGGAAAGAAGAAGGTGGGCTTCAACCCCAAGTCTGCCTGA